CTGCGGTCAGGGGGACGGCGCCGCGTTCCTGACGCAGGTCAGGCCGCCGGCGAAGTACGTCGGCGTCGATCTGCATCCGACCCAGATCGCGCTCTGCGGCGCTCGCTACGCGCGGCTGGCGCCGACGCTCGTGTTCCACCGCGGCGACGCGCAGCAGCTCCCGCTGAAGACCGGCGTGTTCGACGTCGCGATCAACGTGGAGAGCTCGCACTCGTATCCGATGTTCGATCGGTTCGCCGCCGAGGTGTTCCGCGTGCTGGCCCCCGGCGGGGTGTTCTGCTTCTCGGACCTGCGCCAGGTCCCGCCCGGCGAGTCGTGCGGGCAGCGGCTGCGCGGCCAGTTCGAGCAGGCCGGATTCATCGTCGACCATCACGAAGACATCACCGGCAACGCCTGGCGCAGCCTCGACGAGCTGCGCGACGCGCTCGGCGGGCAATTGTGGCCGGAGTTCGAGAGCCTGCGCGACCTCTTCGGTCAGCGCAAATTCGAATACCACCATTTGGTGCTCAGGAAGCCGGCGTCAGCGCACTAGAAAGGGGACAGGTCCGAAGATGAGAGTCCGACGATTCTCGCGCGCGATCGTGCTCGCGGCGGCCACCGCCGCGCTGATGATCGCCATGCGTACCGGCATCCATGGCCAGGCGCAGACGGCCACGCCGAACATCGTCGTCATCATGCTGGACGACATCGAGCTTGCCGGCCTCGGCCAGATGCTCAATACGGGCTTCCTGCCGAACATCAAGAAGAACCTGATCGACAAGGGCTACGTCTTCACCGAGTCGTTCTCGGTCGCCTCGCTCGGGGGACCGGCGCGGGCGTCGTTCTTCACCGGCCAGTATCCGCACAACCACGGCGTGCGGGCGAACTATCCGCCGCTCGGCGGCATCAACAACATGAACCACAATTCCACCGTCGCCACGTGGCTGCACGACGCCGGCTACCGCACCGGCCTGGTCGGGCGCTACGTCACCGGCTACGGATGGTGGACGTCGGAGTTTCAGCTCTACCCCGGATGGGACGACTGGAACGCGCTGATCGACCCCAGCAGCATCAGCGTCGACCAGTACCGGATGAACATCAACGGCAGCCTGGTGAACTGGGGACTGCTGGCCGCCGCCTACAACACGCAGCTCTATCAGACCGACATCGTCGGCTGGCGGGCGCAGAGTTTCATCCAGACCGCGCCGACCTACCAGAAGCCGTTCTTCCTGCTGGTGGCGCCCACCGTGTTCAACCCGGAGAACCCGCCGTACAACGAGTGTCCGGTGGAGGGGCAGATCTTCGGCGGCAATCTGTGGGGCGCGACGATGCGTCCGGCCAATCGCCACTGGAACAGCATCGTCAACCTCGGGACCTACTTCCCGCTCCCGACGCCCCCCTCGTTCAACGAGGCGGACGTCAGCGACAAGCCGGACTGGGTGCAGGCCAATCCGGCGTTGACCGCCGAGGACGTGACCTGCGCCACCCGCCGCCACTGGCGCAAGCTCGAGACGCTGCGCTCGGTGGACGAGATGGTCGGCACGATCTTCAGCGCGCTCACCGCGACCGGCGCCCTGAGCAACACCATCGTGGTCCTGACTGCCGACAACGGGTTCATGGACGGGCAGCACCGCTTTCCGCAGAAGACCCCGGCGTACGAGTCGGCGATTCGCGTGCCGCTGATCATCCGGACGCGCACCAGCTCGACGATGACGCTCGTGCGCGGGATGGCGCTGACCACCGATCTCGCGCCGACCATCGCGTCGTTCGCCAACGTCACGCCGCCGAGCACGCACCCGGTCGACGGCCGCTCGCTGCTGCCGCTCATCAACAATCCGGCGCTGACGCCGTGGCGCGGCATCGGTCTGTTGGAGCACACGCCGGACGGGGAGGAGAATTACGGCCTGGTGGGGCCCCCGTACTATGAGGCGGTGCGCACCTCTTCCGCCGCGCCGCGCCTGTTCGTCAAGTATCCGACCGTCACCACGGGCGTCCCCGGCGAGTTCTACAACCTCACCACCGATCCGCACGAGCTGCAGAACAAGTTCACGGATCCGGCGACGCAGACCGAGCGGACGCGCCTCGACCTCTGGTTGAACGCGCTCAAGTCGTGCCGCGGGATCACGTGCTATATCTACGAGACCTATTTCGCTTTCTAGGGAGTCCGATGAACATTCGCCGTCTTCTCCGCGCCGTCGTCTGTGCCGTCGTTGTCGCGTCCGGTGCACTGTGGCAGGCGCGCCCCGGTCACTCGCAAACCCGCCCGAACATCGTGGTGATCCTGCTGGACGATTTCGACGCGGAAACCCTGGAGGTTGCGGTCGCGAAGGGGCTGGCGCCGAACATCGCCCAATACCTTGCGGGCCAGGGCTACACGTTCACCAATGCGTTCACGACGACCACATTCGGCAGTCCCGCGCGCGCAACCTACCTGACCGGTCAGTACGCGCACAACCACGGCGAATTCGGCACCGACCCGATTCTCGGCGGCGCCCCGCGGTTGAACGAGTCAGCGACGGTTGCGACATGGCTGAAAACGGCCGGGTATCGCACCGGGCTGGTCGGACGGCATCTCACCGGCTACGGGCTCTTCACGCCGGCAACCCGAATTCCTCCAGGCTGGGATAGTTGGTCGGCACTCATCGACCCGACGACGTGGAGCATGGACAAATACGTGCTGAACGTCAACGGCACGCTCGTCGATGTCGGCGCCGCCGCGGCCGCCTCCGGAGTCGAGCTGCATCAGACCGACATCCTCGCCTACCTTGCCGGCACGTTCATCAGGAGCGCGCCCCTGTACCTGCGCCCGTTCTTCCTGACCGTGACCCCGGTCGTGTTCAACCGCGAGCGGTGGCCGGGCCCGACGATCCACAACGTGTGCCCGAACCCGGCCGACACGGTGTTCGGCGGCAACTACTGGGGCGTGGCACAAAAGCCCGCAGCGCGGCACATCGACACGGTGACCGGCGACGTGACCGCGTTTCCGCTGCCGAAGCCGCCGTCCTTCAACGAAGAGGACATGTCGGACAAGCCGCTGTGGGCACAGCAGAACCCGCAGCTTACCGAGACCGACATCGACTGCCTCCAGAAGCGCTACTGGCGCAAGCTCGAGGCCCTGCGCGGCGTCGACGATCTCGTCGGCCACGTGATCGGCTCGCTCCAGGCCGCGGGAACCCTCAACAATACGATGGTGATCCTGACCTCGGACGCGGGAGACAACGACGGGCGCCACCGGTTCCCCGAGAAGATGCTGGCGTCCGAGCAGGCGCTTCGGGTTCCTCTGTACGTGCGGATGGCCGGAGGCAGCCAGCCCGTCACGATCCCCCGTCTCGTCCTGGCGACCGACCTCGCGCCGACGATCGTGCACGCCGCGTCGGCGCTGCCGACGATTACCATGGACGGACGATCGCTGCTGCCCCTGATTCAGAACCCGGCCCTGGCGACCTGGCGCCGGATCGGCCTGATCGAGCATGCGCTGGTGCCTCCGCTCGACACCCCGTTCGCCTCGCCGCCCACGTACCTGGCGGCGCGTACCGACGCGGCCGCGCCGCGGATGTTCGTGCGCTATCCGACGGTGACCGCCGGGGTGAACGGCGAGCTGTACGACCTGTCGCTCGATCCCCACCAGATCGACAACGTGTTCACCGCTCCCGCCCGTCAGACGGAGGTGGCACGCCTGAACGCCTGGTTGAATGCGTTGCGGACCTGCAAGGGCCTCGTCTGCACGCTGGTCGAGAATACATATTGAGAGCCGCGGCGCGGTCATGAACGGCGACCGCCCGGTGAAGCCGCCGGCGGACGCCGACAAGCGCGAGGCGCTGGCGCGTCTCCTCCGGGAGCGCATCGCAGCGCCGCAGGTCGAACATCCGCTCTCGTTCAATCAGCGATCGCTCTGGTTCATGCACCGGCTGGCGCCCGGCAGCGCCGCCTACAACGTCGCCTACGCCTTCGTCG
The genomic region above belongs to Vicinamibacterales bacterium and contains:
- a CDS encoding class I SAM-dependent methyltransferase, giving the protein MSAAAQRDAGWRFHFHRFDAVDHKLNEVDLRWRFNPSQISTSVAELAMLTFWKAAYRLRRQIRSLEEPLHRTILDVYLGTRLPKSDLRSQIALLRNDSQYKTAGAGIDVGYAPDAPVPEWAPLAQWFTDVQKRLHMQMYLKVTSRTELRGKRVLEVGCGQGDGAAFLTQVRPPAKYVGVDLHPTQIALCGARYARLAPTLVFHRGDAQQLPLKTGVFDVAINVESSHSYPMFDRFAAEVFRVLAPGGVFCFSDLRQVPPGESCGQRLRGQFEQAGFIVDHHEDITGNAWRSLDELRDALGGQLWPEFESLRDLFGQRKFEYHHLVLRKPASAH
- a CDS encoding sulfatase-like hydrolase/transferase, producing the protein MRVRRFSRAIVLAAATAALMIAMRTGIHGQAQTATPNIVVIMLDDIELAGLGQMLNTGFLPNIKKNLIDKGYVFTESFSVASLGGPARASFFTGQYPHNHGVRANYPPLGGINNMNHNSTVATWLHDAGYRTGLVGRYVTGYGWWTSEFQLYPGWDDWNALIDPSSISVDQYRMNINGSLVNWGLLAAAYNTQLYQTDIVGWRAQSFIQTAPTYQKPFFLLVAPTVFNPENPPYNECPVEGQIFGGNLWGATMRPANRHWNSIVNLGTYFPLPTPPSFNEADVSDKPDWVQANPALTAEDVTCATRRHWRKLETLRSVDEMVGTIFSALTATGALSNTIVVLTADNGFMDGQHRFPQKTPAYESAIRVPLIIRTRTSSTMTLVRGMALTTDLAPTIASFANVTPPSTHPVDGRSLLPLINNPALTPWRGIGLLEHTPDGEENYGLVGPPYYEAVRTSSAAPRLFVKYPTVTTGVPGEFYNLTTDPHELQNKFTDPATQTERTRLDLWLNALKSCRGITCYIYETYFAF
- a CDS encoding sulfatase-like hydrolase/transferase, giving the protein MNIRRLLRAVVCAVVVASGALWQARPGHSQTRPNIVVILLDDFDAETLEVAVAKGLAPNIAQYLAGQGYTFTNAFTTTTFGSPARATYLTGQYAHNHGEFGTDPILGGAPRLNESATVATWLKTAGYRTGLVGRHLTGYGLFTPATRIPPGWDSWSALIDPTTWSMDKYVLNVNGTLVDVGAAAAASGVELHQTDILAYLAGTFIRSAPLYLRPFFLTVTPVVFNRERWPGPTIHNVCPNPADTVFGGNYWGVAQKPAARHIDTVTGDVTAFPLPKPPSFNEEDMSDKPLWAQQNPQLTETDIDCLQKRYWRKLEALRGVDDLVGHVIGSLQAAGTLNNTMVILTSDAGDNDGRHRFPEKMLASEQALRVPLYVRMAGGSQPVTIPRLVLATDLAPTIVHAASALPTITMDGRSLLPLIQNPALATWRRIGLIEHALVPPLDTPFASPPTYLAARTDAAAPRMFVRYPTVTAGVNGELYDLSLDPHQIDNVFTAPARQTEVARLNAWLNALRTCKGLVCTLVENTY